The region gttcatctctttcaaaaaggttcatcgatttttgGAAAACGTTCATTGATATTGaacaaagttcattgaatttgaaacaaagtccatcagatttgaaaaaagttcatagattctgaaaaaagttcatctgttttgaaaaaagttcatcaaaattgaaaatagttcatcaaaattgaaaaaaaagttcatccaatttggaaaaagttcatcaaaattcaaaaaaagttcatggattgtgaaaaaaagttcatcaatttgaaaaaatggTTCAacgaattcaaaaaagttcacgtACTTGGGGATGAAGGACAATTCATCGGTCAAGgaaacagaagaaaaagaaaaaacagaaaccaaaaaaggaaaaacggaaatggaaaaaagaaaaaggaaaaaggatcgAATAAAAGTAGAATAGTTAGATTGTTAGCACAACTGCCCTTGTCGGCGTGGTGGTTACAGCTGGTTACAGCAGCAAGCCCTCGAGGAGGAGGGCGCAGGTTCAAATCCTTTACAGCGCggtcattttttcttttttaacAGAAAAAGGAATAGCCCAaactgggccgagcccaacaagccGCGCCTGCAGGCGCCCGTTTGTGAATGGGCGCTTAAGCGCCAAATAGGAATCGCCGAATCCGGAGCTACTCGAGTTGTCGGCATGTAGGATGGAAAAATTGAAGCCCACTCGGGACTGGACCGCGAGCGCAGTTTCTCATGGGCCGGTTTCACTAAAAGCTCGTTTCTTTGTAGACTCTCTCAGCCCGTCCGGTGCGCCTCTAGTCGACACGCCTCCAAGGGACGGCAGCGGCTGGGGTTTCTTCCTCTCAGCCTCCACCAACTGCGTGCTCGCCGCCGATTGCGTCCTCTCCTGGCGACGTTGCCGTGGATTGCCCGTCGCGTCCTCGTCTGTCGAGTCTTTTTCCTCGGCGTGCCGCCCTCCCGCAGCTCCGTCGCCTTTTCTACCACGGTGCGCCGCTGCCCGTTCGTCGTGAACCATCTTTAGTGTTTGGTAGGCTTGGTTCAGATCTTAAATTTTTTCCCGATTTGAATTTTCGTCAACTTTTGTAGATGGGAAGCTGCTATGCGTTAACCAAATGGTGGCGTGCTTGGTGTTGACATCTCATTGTTACCAGATTCAAATCTGGGCTGTGTTTCGTTCAAGGTCCGATTTCGCCGGTTGAAACCTGTTGATCTCTCAGTTCAAGGCCCATATCTGCTAGCTTGTAAACTGATTTTTTGTTCAGAGGAAGTCCTGTCTGCTTGCAAGCCCGCAACACCCGCTGCGTTTTTGTTCACCATGGCCAACAAATCCACCTCTGAAGTTAACCATGGCCAGCTACCCAAGACATCGTCCACATGCTTGACGGAGAGTGTCACTGCGGTGCATGATTTTGAGGTGGCCAATTACCGGTTGCTGGATGGCATCGGCGTCGGCAAGCATGTTCGCTCAAGCTACTTCAGCGTGGCTGGCTTTGAGTGGTTTATCAATTTCTACCCGGATGGGAGGATGGCAGACTACGCTGACTACACATCAGTCTTTCTTGACCGTGTCATCCAACAGAATGACACTCGTAATGTCAGGACTAAGTTGACCTTAAACATGCTAGAGAAAGATGGCGAGGCACAATTAACTACATGTGATGAGATAGATCATGTCTTTTCCTCAGCAAAGTCATATTGGGGCTACTTCAGATTCGTTGCGAAAACGAAACTGAAATCATTGTTGCAAGCCAACAATGGCTTCTTCATTATACGCTGTGTTCTCACCGTGATAAAAGAACCTCGCACCGAGGTTAAGAGGAACACTGTTGTCGTTCCGCAGCCGAATCTGCAAGACCAGCTCTGCCAAATGTGGAAGGATGGACAAGGAGCAGATGTGACATTCAGTGTGGGTGGCGAATTGTTCAAAGCTCACAGATGCTTGTTGGCTGCACGGTCTCTGGTTTTCAAGGCGGAGCTCTTGGGTCCGATGAAGGAGAAGGAAACACACTGCATCAAAATTGATGACATCGACCCTGAAATCTTCGAGGCTCTTCTTCACTTCATATACACAGATTCCCTGATAGTCAATGAGCACCACAAAGAAGGTGAAATTGCAAAACTGCAGCATCTGCTAGTTGCCTCGGATCGATATGGTTTGGATAGGTTAAATGTGATGTGTGAAAGTAAATTGTCTGAGTGCATTGACGTGGAGACTGTTGCAACAACATTGGTTTTAGCAGAGCAACACCACTGCAAGGATCTCAAAGAAGCTTGCGTCGAGTTTATGGCTCCAAGGAATGTTCTACAAGCTGTTATGGCAACTGACGGATTTAAGCATTTGGTAGCAAGTTGTCCTTTGGTCATGAAGGAGTTACTGGACATGGTGTCCCGTGGTGGCTAGTTCTTATAAGAGGTAAAGGTATCATATGTGCAACTAATTTTGCAGATTGCTAAATTTCAATCCATGTTCAGTTAAAAATGTTTCAGCTTGTACGTGCTACCATGATATTGTGACGATTTGTGTTTGCATTTTGATGTTATTTTTAGTTTTTTACCGTATCAGTTTGGTTACTACTTCATGGCATAATAACTCCTAGTATTTGATAGCAAGAAAACTTGTCTCAGGTCTCCTTTTCTCTAGAAATCTTGGCTCATTCATGACATTCCTCTttggtactactccctccgttccaaaatagatgactcaattttgtactaaagttagtacaaagttgagtcatctattttggaactgagggagtatTTGACAACAACAAATCTTGTTTCTATTGCCTAGCTAGGTGTGTGGTAGGTTTGTTTGCGGTACGGTATCTTGTAGTGCTCCTTGGTCCTGTCGTCTTTTGGCTCTACTAGTTGTGAACTTTTTTATATCTCTTATTAGTATTAGACATGCAATCCTCCTTCGTGATTCCTAAAAAGGTAAATAGAGTATCATTTTTGTTTCCGGTTTttgcaaatgcttcaaccaaacacAGAAATGCACAAAACAAGAAGCTTTTCCAGATTAAAAGCTTTCACAAACAGAAGTTAATGAATATATTCACTTAACCAAGCTATCTAGAACGGCACATAGTTTTTGAGGGATCGGGTGATCCCCTGCACGGACGCCAGAGTCCCGCCCACCGTCGCCGCGAAACACACGAAGCTCAGGCCCTGTAGCGCCACCCACTTCCAGGAGGACCTTTTCACTTTGCTTTACCGGATGTGCATCTCCACAGGGAAGTATACGGTGAGCGGCCAGAACCCGAGCGTGCCGAGGAGGTCAAGGATGTCGGATGTCGTTGAAGAAGGCCAGCAAGATGGCAAGGACCGTGTCACGACGATGAATGCTGTACTCCAAACCAGCCTGAAAATACTGAAGCTGAACCTGCCGACGCCGAAGGGATGGTACTGGCGGACGACGAAGTCCGAGTATGGCCACCGTGCCGTAGCCCAGCTCTCCACGGCGGTGTAGATGGGCTGGCAGTAAACCTGGTAGGTGTCGGCGAGGTGCACGACGATGCAGACGTTCGCGAAGTCGATGAGCTAGAAGGGCTAGTAGAAGCCGAACATGGTGGAGACCCCCATGAGGTTCGCCTTCCTCATCGCCTTGTTCTCGGCCGGAGGCGCCTTCACTGTGTCCTGGATTTCTATAAGGACCATGGAGTTATGAGTAGGCGAATGCGATGTTGCCGAGCGCTTGCAGTGGCACCCATGGTCGAACTTGCAACGTCTACTCCCCAATTACGGTGCCACCCATGGTCGCCTTGCTGGTAGGGCCTGATATGGTCTGCGCCAAGGAGAGGCCAACGCCGATCGTGGAGTAGGAGAAGGACAGGACCGCGGCCAGAATGGACAGCCACGCCATCTCCTGGAGGCTGGGGAGCTGGGAGAAGACGACATTGGAGATACCGAAGAGGACCATGTACATGGTGGTGTACACGCCGCAGTCGACGGAGTGGCCGCTGTTGTGGAAGCAGTTGGCCTTGTACACAGCGGCGGCGCTGGTCGACGCCGTGGTGGTGTACCCGATTACGTTTCCGACAAGATTGACGTACTGGCAGATGCCGCAGAACCAGTAGGAGTGTAGGACTCGACGGCCtcgatatctatacccctatatagtgtgcgaataactttgaaagatgatcgttggatgaagccaatccgacagtgcagagatcgcaaatccgagcactaatggccgttggatatcatctacattccaccagattctgccacatgtacaatctagaagactccatggttaaacttaagcataatgcacaaaccttaaaacacaagcacttctcatttgttctagaatcttccgtatcataattgctcaaactttttttttaaatgaattgccattatttatttttactttatgctttacaacacacaattccataaaTATTAAAATAGAttaatttttttataaaactaattgattttgaatgagatgaactataaaaattaaacgaacatctacatcatgcatatatgactcaaaggttacatgctatagtgtggtatttattcataatttggttgccaaatctcatgcgtgcaatgcacgtgtacctaacTAGCTAGTAGGTGTAGTTCCTCTTCCCGGCTATGGCGCCATCGCTGCGGTAGCAGTCGGTGAGGAGCACGGAGATGTAGTACATGACGCCGGCGAAGACGACGAGTGTGGCAGGCCCGGCGACCAAGCCGAGCTGCACCACTGACCATGGCAGGGACAGCACGCCGGAGCATCTTATAGCAGCAGGATGATTTACTCCGCTCCGTCTTCAGTCGATCGAATTGCCTAAATCGACTTGGATTGGATGACTATATACATGTACTACTCGGATTTGATTTGTTTCCAACTTATGATTTTTATAACCGGAGATAGATAGAAGTCGTTATTAAGGAAACAAGGTAATTAAGGTCCATCGTCGATAAATAGATCAGCTGGGACGTCGTAGCTTCTCTCATCTTTGCCATGGCCAAGGCCAACAACTCCACGGCCGTCGTTAATCATGGCCACATCCCACCGGCAACATCGTCCATATGCTCCACGGAGAGCTTCACCGGAGTCCACGATTTCGAAGTGGCCAGTTACCCGCTGCTCCACGGCTTGGGCGTCGGCAAGTACATCAGCTCGTGCGTCTTCAGCGTCGGTGGCTACGACTGGACTATCCAATTCTACCCAGATGGTGAATCGGTCAAGTATGCCGGTAAGACTTCAGCCTTTTTGTATTGTGTCAGCCAGCAGGAAGGTGTGAGGGCTAAGTTCACCTTGAACATGCTGAAAAAAGAGGGCAAAGTGCTAACCAGACACGGTTCGGTAAACCACACCTTCTCTCCGCCGAGTTATGATTACGGTTATCCTAAATTTGTCGAGAAATCAAGGCTGCTGAAATCATCGTCGTCCAAGGCAAACAATGGCTACTTCATTATACGGTGTGTTCTTACCGTGATAAGAGAACCACGGACCGAGGTCAAGAGGAACCTTCTTGTGGTTTCGCAGCCAAGCCTGCAAAGCCATCTCCAGCAGATGTGGAAGGAAGGACAAGGAGCAGATGTGACATTCAGTGTATCTGGCCAGTTGTTCAGCGCTCACAGATGCTTTTTAGCTGCACGGTCTCCCGTCTTCAAGGCGGAGCTCTTTGGGCCTATGAAGGAGAGCGCGACAGAGAACATCAAGATCTACGACATCGAGCCACCAATCTTCGAGGCGCTTCTTCACTTCATATACACAGATTCCGTCCTAGATGATGGGGACAACAAAGATGAAACTGAAAAAATGCAGCACTTGCTTGTTGCGGCGGATCGATACGGATTGGAGAGGCTGAGAATTATGTGCGAAAGCAGGCTGTGTGACAGCATCGGTGTGGAAACAGTCGCGACCACGCTGGTTCTGGCGGAGCAGCACCATTGCGGCGATCTCAAAAAAGCCTGCATTGAGTTCATGACCTCACAAAACAGGCTAGGAAATATCGTGGCAACGGATGGATTCAAGCATCTGATGGCAAGCTGCCCTTTGCTCACGAAGGATATTTTAGACAAGGTGTCCTGTGTCTTGAATGGAAAGTCTCGTTTGTCTAGAAATTAAATGATCATGTCACcagtatgtagtactccctccgttcctaaatatttgtctttttagagattcaaatgaactaccacatacggatgtatatagacatattttagagtgttgattcactcattttgcttcgtatgtggtcacttgttgaaatctctaaaaagacaaatatttaggaacggagggagtactaagtagATGATTATACCGATTTTTAGATTTCAATCATTGTGTTCGCTTATCTACATTTCAACTTCAGCTAGAATCATGTTATTGTTCTACCTTTCTTGGTATATAAGTATAATCACTTCTATATATACTACGACACGTTCGCACGAGCATAAGGCACCTACTGCTAGTGTTTTGAGTGCATCCCGCCGGCGCCGGTGTCGGTCTGCCTCGTCTTCTCTAGCCTTAGGGCCATGAAGGCGCAGTGGATCTTGGGCCTTGTCGGCGGgagggttctgtttttgaaaaaaaagttttgttagggtttgtgtcccggCGGTGCTTCTAGCATCACCGGAGGGCGTGTGGAGATTTGTCTCGGCAGATCTCATGGGATTCGGTCGGCGTTAGCTTTCGATGGATCCACATGGATCCAGTCTTCGTTCGTCTGTGTTCCTGTGTCTACAAGTTGGGTCCTTCCAATCTATACTTCTCTTCATCGATAGcgattgttgttctggtgcgctggtcctgtaGGGCCtatttcccgactgtctactacaaaaaGCTTTGCCCGACGCCGGTGATGGAGGAGttatgacagcggcgcgccttcggctcgcttcagtgcttgtagtggtcgctaggtggtctatggacctggatataatttttatttttgatgttctttgtactacctttATAGCTGATGTATAGATCGGgagtttttcttcaaaaaaaatgtaTAGATCGGgaatttttcttcaaaaaaaaagtaCGACAATACACATCGGTATGCTCATGAAGGATATTGGAAAAGTGATGACCACACCCAAATTCATTGCTCCCATGATGAACAGTAAAATCCaaacaaatagcaaaaaaatcTTAAGCTTCGTGACAGTGATTATAAACAAATGTTTTACGTGCTTGCAAAGTTTGGTGGACAAATAGCATGAAATGATCTCCATACAAACGCAGTACAGATTTCTACTCAAAAAGTGCACATACTTTGAGCAAaaaaaaaaatttgtataggaCTCCATGTCATTTGGCCACCAAATTTAGCAAGAAATAAAACATTTGGTTATAATCAAAGCCACAAAGTTTCAGATTTTATTCTATGTTGCCATTGGTGGGTGCAATGTCCCTTGATGTAGAAAAAACACTTTCTTAAACTTAACCAAAAAATGCTCAAATTTTGAAGTGGTACTACGCTTTTAGTTTACCATTACCAAATGAAAAAAAATAGTTTCCCTAATACCGAAGGAAAGGGATAGGATTTTGCGCACATAAAATTTAAGATAAATCAATGGAAGATAATAAAAACGAACAGATGTAACAAACTTCTCTTAATAGACGGTGCTTTAGTAACGAAATTGGATTTGAtccatgattatgttgttagagcaaCTACAATAGCTCCCGTACCCTTAAAAAAACTCCAACAACTGCTCTGTAAATCTGAATTTTAAATTATAGAATCCTCTATAATCATCATTTCCGTCTCGCGTGTTTACAGAAAAAAGCTTTCTTATGGACGGATAACCACCTGAAACTTCATGATGCGCCGCGTCGGGTCGTTGCTGTGCCTCCACCATGCCACGTCATGGCTACTGTTGGGCGCCTTCACGCTAGACCGTCACCACCACGCCGTAGCTGTCGGGCGCCGCCAAGCATGCACGTCGTGTTGCGCCACAGTTATGCACGCCACAACAACCGCGATGCCGCCGTCGCCACGAACACTGATGTGCCCCAGGCACCGCCACGCATGGCATGCCGCGCCACTACACCTCGCCGGCTAATGT is a window of Triticum dicoccoides isolate Atlit2015 ecotype Zavitan chromosome 2B, WEW_v2.0, whole genome shotgun sequence DNA encoding:
- the LOC119368403 gene encoding BTB/POZ and MATH domain-containing protein 2-like, which translates into the protein MANKSTSEVNHGQLPKTSSTCLTESVTAVHDFEVANYRLLDGIGVGKHVRSSYFSVAGFEWFINFYPDGRMADYADYTSVFLDRVIQQNDTRNVRTKLTLNMLEKDGEAQLTTCDEIDHVFSSAKSYWGYFRFVAKTKLKSLLQANNGFFIIRCVLTVIKEPRTEVKRNTVVVPQPNLQDQLCQMWKDGQGADVTFSVGGELFKAHRCLLAARSLVFKAELLGPMKEKETHCIKIDDIDPEIFEALLHFIYTDSLIVNEHHKEGEIAKLQHLLVASDRYGLDRLNVMCESKLSECIDVETVATTLVLAEQHHCKDLKEACVEFMAPRNVLQAVMATDGFKHLVASCPLVMKELLDMVSRGG
- the LOC119368404 gene encoding BTB/POZ and MATH domain-containing protein 2-like; its protein translation is MAKANNSTAVVNHGHIPPATSSICSTESFTGVHDFEVASYPLLHGLGVGKYISSCVFSVGGYDWTIQFYPDGESVKYAGKTSAFLYCVSQQEGVRAKFTLNMLKKEGKVLTRHGSVNHTFSPPSYDYGYPKFVEKSRLLKSSSSKANNGYFIIRCVLTVIREPRTEVKRNLLVVSQPSLQSHLQQMWKEGQGADVTFSVSGQLFSAHRCFLAARSPVFKAELFGPMKESATENIKIYDIEPPIFEALLHFIYTDSVLDDGDNKDETEKMQHLLVAADRYGLERLRIMCESRLCDSIGVETVATTLVLAEQHHCGDLKKACIEFMTSQNRLGNIVATDGFKHLMASCPLLTKDILDKVSCVLNGKSRLSRN